A genome region from Bacteroidales bacterium includes the following:
- a CDS encoding S9 family peptidase, with amino-acid sequence MKKTFLFAFSALVIFNYCFSQKTISLEQIFTDRNVYPKQVSSLKQHIDENYFTYINDYDELVKIDAKGVEKTIIGLAELNSILSKIGIEKIKRFPDYEWVGKNQITIVSKNKWIELNISEKTAKIKNSWNEKGENVDFSPEKDLVAYTIKNNLFISVNGEEKAITNESNEGIVCGQTVHRNEFGIEKGIFWSPKGSKMAYYRMDETMVTDYPLVNINTRIAELENTKYPMAGTTSHQVTVGVYDVNSEKSIFIKTGEPKEQYLTNISWSPDEKYLFIGVLNRGQDHLKWNMYDVSNGNFIKTLFEEKNNKYVEPQQPFVFVPGTNDKFIYQSQRDGYNHIYLYNTDGKMLKQLTKGDWVVTKLGDFDKKAEKVW; translated from the coding sequence CCAAAGCAAGTTTCTAGCTTAAAGCAGCATATTGATGAAAACTATTTCACATATATTAATGATTATGATGAGCTAGTAAAAATTGATGCAAAAGGAGTTGAAAAAACAATTATTGGATTGGCAGAGTTGAACTCTATTTTGTCAAAAATTGGCATAGAAAAAATAAAAAGATTTCCAGATTACGAATGGGTTGGCAAAAATCAAATAACAATTGTTAGTAAAAACAAATGGATTGAACTAAACATAAGCGAAAAAACAGCTAAAATAAAAAATAGTTGGAATGAAAAAGGCGAAAATGTTGATTTCAGCCCTGAAAAAGACCTTGTGGCATATACAATTAAAAATAATTTATTCATTTCTGTAAATGGCGAGGAAAAAGCGATTACGAATGAAAGTAATGAAGGCATTGTTTGTGGGCAGACTGTTCATAGAAATGAGTTTGGAATTGAAAAAGGAATTTTTTGGTCTCCGAAAGGAAGCAAGATGGCTTATTACAGAATGGACGAAACAATGGTTACAGATTATCCTTTGGTGAATATAAATACTAGAATTGCTGAGTTGGAAAACACCAAATATCCTATGGCTGGAACGACTAGCCATCAAGTTACTGTTGGCGTTTACGATGTTAATTCTGAAAAAAGCATATTTATCAAAACAGGAGAGCCTAAAGAGCAATATCTTACTAATATTAGCTGGAGTCCTGATGAAAAATATTTGTTTATAGGTGTTTTAAATAGAGGACAAGACCATTTAAAATGGAATATGTATGATGTTTCAAATGGGAATTTTATTAAAACTTTATTTGAAGAGAAAAATAATAAATATGTAGAGCCACAGCAGCCTTTTGTTTTTGTTCCCGGGACAAACGATAAATTTATATATCAAAGCCAGAGAGATGGTTATAACCACATTTATTTGTATAACACCGATGGCAAAATGTTAAAACAACTGACTAAGGGCGACTGGGTTGTAACAAAACTTGGAGATTTTGATAAAAAAGCTGAAAAAGTTTGG